A window of Odocoileus virginianus isolate 20LAN1187 ecotype Illinois chromosome 3, Ovbor_1.2, whole genome shotgun sequence genomic DNA:
AAAGAGATAAGACCCATAGACCAGGGGGGTCACCAAGGAGTGTGACTCAGTCTTGGGGGGAGAGCCCAGGGGAACCCCAAGAGTCCAGAGGCAGGCCCCCCCAAGCTGGGATATCCCACCCATCCTGGTCTTGGAGTTTCCTCAAGATTCTCATGGGATACCCAGCCACAGGGGCATTCCAGTCTTGGGGGCCAGGCCCCCCAGTGCTTGGGGAATGAGGGTGGGAGTCTTAGGGTAGATGCCTGGGATGCTGGTGGTGTGGGGTGCCCACAGCCAGCCTGGGGGTCCATAAGGCCTCTGtgcaggaaagaagggagggcaGGTGAGATCCCACTAGGGCTGACTCCATGCCCAGATGATACACAGAGTGACCATCCTGGACTTTCAGTTTAAGCCTGGGATGGTCCCACCAGTTCAGGTCGAATAGGCCCACTTGAACACAGGTGAGAAGGGTACCTGGGAAGGCTTGGGAGCTGGCACTTAGAGCCTGAGGGCAGCCCACCCTCCAGGGTTGTAGACATGCAGACCAGGGGCCTTTCTAGGCAGGGACCCTGTACaacctccccccctccccacatcAGGACAACCACTTGGGGAGCGGGGGTTTCTGTGCTAGAGTTCAAAGCAGGGGCTCAGGTCCCCTGGCCAAACAGGTGAAGATGTGCAGGCCCTGAGCCAGGGAATAGTGGTTCTCACAAAGTCCTATCTTGGAGAGGTCCACAGGCTCGGGGCTCAgtgtggggctgggtggggagggagggacagagctgCTTATAGGGGAGGAACCTTGACCTTCTGATCGGGGATCATCCCTGTCTCCACTGAGATTACCCACCAGGGTTGTCGCCCTTCCTGAGGATGGGGATAGCAGATAGGGAAGGGAGGTCCCCATCAAGGTGAGGCCCACCCACCATTTCACAGAGAGCGTGTTTTAGAGAACAGCACCGCCCACCCCCCACGTTAGAACCGGAACAAGATGGCAGCAACCACCCCCAGGACCAGCAGCTCCCAGAGAGAGGATGGGAGACCTCAGGTCTACAtgaggtctttattttttttgccatgctctactgcacatgggatcttagttaccagaccagggatggaacctatgtccctgaattgggagcatggaattttaaccactggaccgccagggaagtcctggggtctttttaatacaatttttaataatCTGGTTGATAATGAAATGCAATGCTCATTTCTAGAAAGAGCAGCAGAAATAGCGACAAGAGACTTTTATACAAAAAAATTTGTTGCTTACAAAACATATgcaaaaaagcttaaaaaaaaaggcattctAATTTCCttctatgttttatatatatatataaaaaaatctccTAACTAaggttccttttattttccttaaaaacaaaaacgaTTAGGCTTAGGCACGATTTGCTGCTGGCTCCGCACAGCTTCTCCCTCCCGTGAGCAGCATGTTTGACCTCACGTTTAACTTAAggcatcttgtttttcttttctgacaaaGTGTATATATTTCTGGCTTGCTTTCTTGCTTGGTTTCAGGTTCTactgccaaaaaacaaacaaaaatgctccTTTGGGCCCAGGCCTGGGCAGCAGGGCCTAGACGCAGTTTCAGGATCCATCCGACAGGAGACCTGGTGGCCGGGCCCAGGGCGATGCTGGCTCGAGATTGACCTCGGGCGACGTGGGGTGGGGATCTCGCGTCTGGCGTGACCGTCTCAGGTAAGACCGAGGTGGGGTCACTTATCCGGGCGACATTCCCGTCACAGGTGCCCGGCGGGGTTGTGGGCCTCGCCCAGGCCGGGGTGGGCAGCCGACAGCACCATCTGGGGGTCTCCAACCACGCCCGATACCTTCTCCTCTTCCCGGCGCTTCAAGCAGGCTGCTTTGGGGTTCAGGTTACGCTCTGAGGAGAAGGGAGAGCACTGTGGGAGAGGGTCCCCTGGGGAGCGAGGACGAAGTGCGCCTCCATTTCTCTGCCCGTCCGTATAAGGCTGCGGGGTCGAGGGTCTGCAGTGGGCAgagcgcgggggggggggggttccgcAAAGTGGGCGGAGCGCCACcgatggggagggcggggcggggcggccgggCGCCTACCTCGCACCTGCTGCTCCAGGCCCAGGATGACCTGCACGGCCTGTTGCAGGATGAGCAGCTTGGTCTGCGCCTTGTCCGACTTGAGGTGCAGCTGGCACATGCGCCCCAGCTCCCGGAAGGCCTCGTTAATGTCCCGCACGCGCACCCGCTCCCGCGCGTTATTGGCCATGCGCCTCTCCCGGTCCCTCAggtctttctcctccagggatagCACCTCCTCCGTACTGCTGAGTCACAGCACCGGGGGCCCCATTAGTCCCGGGCAGGGTCGTGGGGAGGGCACCCGTTGGCTGTGTGGGCGTACGCCCTGGGCCAAGCTCCAGGGGCGCCCTGTGCCTGGCTGCAGGCAGGGCctcaacccccaccccagggtaGACAGGGAGCTGGGGCACGGTCTTTGCCCCCTGCCTGCTCCCCGTGCCCAGGATGGCCCAGGAAGCAGGGGAGGCCCCGTAACCCCTCCCGGGATGACGACCTTCCCCTTCAGAGCAGTTGTTTGCTGAATGATGGAGCTGGGCCTAGCTGGACCACTCAGGCACAAGGGGCCTGGAACCCCTGAAGGAAGAGGGGTTCACAGCGTTAAGACCCCTCACTCTGGGTCCCCAGAAATGTCTCTCCCCATGTTGGACTCTGCCTGCCTGACAGCCACCCTGAGTCCTGCCCGCAGGCCCCTGGACCCTGGTACTTGCACTGTAAAAGCTGTGTGCTGGATGTGGTGTCGAGCCCTCCCCAGTCTGTAACATCTCAGTCCGCCACTGGGGACCATGGAGTCCACACCCAGCTCAGGCCCCTGCCATGCAGCAGGGGGCGCTGCACAAGCCATCTCTGCCTGCACATCTCTGCCAGCACAGGGCCAGTCTCACTCGACACCTGCCTTGTGGACTGGGGGCCCTATTCTacctgcccaccctgccccctcaGGCCTAAGTGACCCCTGTgggtggcggcggcggccggaGCCCAGGACAAGCGCGCAGACCAAACTGACAGTCAGGCCTTGGGTCCCCTTTCTTCCCTCAGGTCCTGGCATGCAGGGGCCATGGGGGAAGAAAGGCCTGGGCCATAGCCCTGGCGTCCAGTGCTCCAGTGCTTGGGCGCAAGTGCGAGGTGAGGAGGGCGGCCAGGGGAGGGGGAGCACGGGAGGCAGAGAGCAAAGGGGCAGGCGTGGGGGGcgggggacacacacacacacacacacacacacacacagcatgacACCCACATCGCCATGGAGACGTGGAAACCTCAGAGCTGAGGGGACAGAAGGCAACAGGCCAGGGCCCTAGCTCCAGTCCAAGCGACAGCACTGCAGGAAAGAAAGGGTTAACAGGGCagcaagggtggggtgggggagttaAGAAGGCAGCTGTGGGGGACAGTCACAGGGGGTCCCTTCCTGAGATCCTCGCTCAGCCTTCTGGATGGGGGTGAACCCCCAGGTGGGGTGATGGGCTCTCATGGCCACAGAGTGCCTACTCAgagtgacagagaagcctgtgggaCCCAGGCGATGCTAGCTGCTGCCAGCCCAGCTCTGGGCTTCGTGAAAAGGAAGAGCTGGGCAGGTGGGGGGTTCTCTGGGGTCTGGGGACACAATTCTGCACCCAAGTGCCCAGGTCTAGAGGGCTAGGGATTTGGAGTCTGTTCTTCCCATCTCAGAGGGGACAATGAGGCCACGCCAGGCAGAAGGCCAAGATTAGGAGCAGGGTATGGTCACTGGGCGTGTGGTCACCACAGTGACAATCACTTTCAGGGAGGGTGGTCACTGTCCAGGGGTCACTGGGGGCGATGGTCACAGCAGGGAAGTGGTCACTGAGGGAGGGATGGTCACTGCAGGAGAAGGAAAGTCAGCGGGGGGTGATGTCAGCAGCAGAGAAGTCTCTGCAGGGAAGTCACGGGATGACATCACTGCAGGGGGGAGCTCATAGCAAGGGGTGACATCACTGCAGGGGGGAGCTCATAGCAAGGGGTGACATCACTGCAGAGGGAGGTCATAGCATGGAAGGTCAGGGGTGATTAAGGCAGGGGAGGTGGGCTCCAGGAAAGGGGGGGCGAGCGAGGGCAGCGGAGGGGAGGGAGCGCGCCCCCACTGACCTCGCACCTGCTGCTCCAGGTTCAGGATGACCGACACGGCCTGGTGCAGGATGAGCAGTTTGGTCTGGGGCTTCTCACTGTTGAGGTGCAGCTGGCACATGCGCCCCAGCTCCTTAAAAGCCTCATTGATGTCTCGGACCCGCAGCCGCTCCCGTGCGTTATTGGCCACCCGGCGCTCCTTCTCCCGCTCAGCCTTCTGCTCTGGGGGGAGAAGGTCGTCCTCGTCCTCGTCTGGGCTACGGGGCCAGGGGCCAGAGGAAGACAGTGAGGCAAGGCCGGGCGTGGACCCACCGCTGCCATGGGAGCGGGAGTCCCAGGTGTGTGCGCGTGCGCCCCCGGGAGGCCCTGTGCACGTGTGTGGCGGGCCCGTGGGAGTGGGGGAGAGCGGCACCTGGTCCGGGTGCGCGGAGCCTTGAGGTCCTTTTTCTCATCCTCGGCGGTGTCAGCCGCCACGTTCTCTTCGTCCTCTTGCTCTTCCCGCTTGATGTCGGCGGTGCCCGGGGCAGTGCCACGCCCGAGATCTGCAAGAGGCAGGGATCAGCGGGCCATGCAGAAGCCCCCGGAGAGCCGGTCCCCAGCCCCACACGGGCATCCGTTCCCAGACCCTGAGGACCAAAAGGCCCTAGGAATAAAGTGCACGAAAAGGTTATGGCCACTCAGGGCCGGAGAAGTCTCCTAAAACACTAAAGCGCTGTCCTCGAAACAGAAATTGATGAACTTGAATACATCCAACTTTAGAACATCTCATCACCAAGAAAATAAGCAGCTGAGTCACAGAACAGAGACTCCTCACCCACAAGCGGAGAAAGGGAGCAGTTTCAGTGAGGGGAGGGCAGAGCGTCTAGGGAGCAGGCAGGGCACTTGGGCACCGCAGCTGCTCCATCACCCTGAATGGAGGAAACACTGTGGGTCTTAGCACCGGTCCTGGGTGTGACCTCTTGGGAAAACCCTCTGGCCTGACCTGGAAAAAGCGGCAACACACAGACGTGGAAATCCCAACCTACACCAGGAGACACTGCTCAGGAGATTCTGTAAAGTGCCAGCACAAaggcccagggtggggaggagccTAATGGTCTGTGAGGCTGGGGTAGTCCTTGCATGGGTGGGAAGGCCACCCAGCAGGATGGCGACATAAACCAACCTGCAGCTGAGGGTATACAGCTGCTTGAAGCCACTGTGGGTCCCAGGAAGGTCTGGGCTGTCCTGTAGGAAGGGATGACCCCCTGGGAAGAGACTAACTCGGGCCTCTTAGCACTGCTGGCACCAGGCTGGGCGTCCTGGGCCCTGTGGGGGCTGGGTAGCATCCCCGTCAGACACCACCCCTCCTCAGCGTGAGACCCTGGGTGTGGAGAGATGAAATTTAGACATCCATGAAGCACAAATCAGAGCCAGGCtggttctgggggtgggggtgtgcagGCAGGCATGAAGGTTGTGTGGTGGGGGCCTGGTCAAGTCTGCATAGCACGCTATGTCACCTGACAACCTGTTTTTCACAAGGTTGCTGAGGGCGGGGTGGGTGGAGCAGCCCCCATGAGATCCAGGACTCCAAGCCCCAGTGGGCAGCCTGCCACAGTTACCCCTTTCTGCTAACAATCTGCGAAGTAGAGGGCTGTCCCCTGGCTGACTGCAGGACACACAGCATGCTGCCACTCCCTCAGTCTTGAAAGAAACCCTCTTGACCTCGCCCCCTCCCACTACTGCTGATTTCTCTGCTTCCCAGAACAATTAACACCCCAGAAATCCACTGACCCTGGCGGGGTCCTCAACTCAGCGTCTGACACAGTGCGCCCTCCTCCACAAGCCTCAGTGCCCGCCCCGATGCACAGATCCAGGATCTGCCCTGTCCACACTCCACCTGGGACCCTCAACTTCACCATGTGCCAAGGACACCTAGATGCCATCTCCAAACTGGAACCCCACCTCATCTTCCATGTCTTCACATCCTTCAGAGCCCCTGGAAGTTGCCCCTCAGGGCCGCTGCCCAGGCTGGTCCCCAGCAGCCACCCACACCCTCTTCCCTGGAGGAGCAGTCTCTTCTGCTCCCAGTCTGTCCTCCCAGCAGCAGTCACCAGAGGGCGCCTGTAAACACCTGAGCAAAATCCCAggccctcctctgtccacagccctccaggctcccaccTACTCCGAGGTAAAAGCCCAAGTTCTCCCATGGTGCACAAGGCCCTGAACCacctgccttcccctcctccctctctccccctcctcactTGGCTCCAGCTGTTCCTCCAACATGGCAGACAcggtcctgccccagggcctttgcacgtacTCACCCTGGCACCTGCCTGCTCACTCCTAACTTTAAAACTGCAGACACTGCagtgcccctctccccacccaccaaCTTTCCCCCCAGCCTGTGTCCCAACATGCTCACTTCACCTTCCGACTTCCACACAAGTCACCCCCTTTCTCTGCTCAATCTGTTTTGTTCCCCAGTTCCCGAAGCAgcagtgcccccaccccagctctgtaGGACCCAAGGACCAGGCCCAGCAGGACTTCTCTGGCGAGGCTGAAGGTGGCACTGATGTGGAGAGTACATTCCTCTGCCCCCTCCTTAGTaccctggggcctcagtttcctcaactggaaATGGGGGTAGACAGTCTTGAGCCCACATGGGACGGTCTGGAGGGTGGTTCTGAGCCCCCTTTTCCAGAGGAGCAGCAAGGGGTCAGCCCACTGATGGGCCCTCAGCACAGGCAATGTTGCTGGGACTCACCGCCATAGGAGTCAGGCGGCCGGGAGAGGTCAGGGAGGGCCACATGGTTGTGCACGAGGCCACTGCTGCCAGACAGGCTGTCCTCCGAATGTCCGCTTCCCACCTGTGGATGAGGGGGGTCATCAGTGCCAGCCTGGCCCGTGCagcccacccaccacccacccacctcccaggTCTGCCCTCACCAGCACTTACCAGGCCTGCATGCCGCCCACCCAGTGGCATGACAGGGCCAGTGAAGCCCGAGGTCAGTGCCCCATGGCCAGGTAGCATCCCGTGCGCGTCGCCTGCGGTGCCCACGGCGTGGCTGCGGAGTACATGGATGGCCTCATCCAGGTGATCCTCCACTTTGCTCTGCTGCAAGAAGGGCGGGTGAAGGGCTGGGAACAGCCGCCAGCGACCTTGCTGACCATTGCCTTGGACCTCATCCCCAATAACTTAGCTGACACGTCCATTCTAGTCAAGGAGCACCCGTCCTGTCACACATTCTGCTGTTTCCACACCTGGGGTTCTTATAGGACATGGTTTCCACACCCTGTGAGACGTCATGTGACCACGGCAGAAACGAAATGCTAAGCCAACCTGCCTCCCCCATCAATGGACCTCCTCAGGCACCCACCATCCTTGGAACAGGTGTTCCTGTCTGTCCCTGTGCACCTACCCCACACTCCCACCATGGCGCACCCTCCTCAGACCCCAGGACGCTCACCAGGCCATGGAGACCCCCATCGTAGCTGGGCGATAAGGCACCAGGGGCTCCTGGTCGGGGCCACTGCGATGTCCCTGGAAGGGGCAGGAGACATGCATGTGAATGGGCACAGATTTGAAGTGTGTGCCACGCAGCCTAACACAGGAAGAAGCAGGGCTGGATCGGGAGTCCCAGGCTACAATGCTCAGACTGGCCACATGGGGGCTCCCACGCCCGCAGGTCGGTCTAAGGGCCTGAGCCTGGATCTGGGCCCAGCTGACCTGGCAGCTCCTAATCTGGGGTGTGCACCCAGTGTATAGGTCACCTCTTTGCACCTCAGTTACCACTTCTATGAAACCTATGGGGAAGGAGGCTCCTTCCAGTCCCGCCGCACCTAAGCCCCGAGAACACCGTACAGGCCTATGGGTACTGTTAAAACTGCCCATACACTCCAGAGCCCTTGGTCCGCTCTCCTCGGACCTGAGCCCCGTTCCAGGGCACAGCAGGAGGCACACAGTGGGTGTCTAACTAACAACCATGGGGGTGAATAAACGCCAAAACGCCCATGTCTGCTCTGGCTCTTGGGCACCCCAGGCCTCTGCGGGATTCCCCTGCCTCTGCAGGGCTTGCAGTGCATGGAGCACTCCCTCCTAGCTTTGGCCTGTTTTGTGACCTGAGatccccctcctccaggctgccATGGGAACATGAGCTGAGGCAGGTGGTTGGTCCAGCTCCCCACCCAACgggggctgcagtcaccagccccagccccctcccccaataCCCTGCACAGACCTGCCAGGCCCTGTGGGGAGCCCACGGgggtggaggggctggaggagaagttATTGCTTGAGTGATCCGGGGAGTAGATCTGTGATGGGACAAGGAGAAACAAAGAGCCACCAGGTGGCTTGTCAGGGCCAGCTTCTCGGGGTCACTGGCTCAGCCACCCACCACATCCCATGCCTCACCGAGGCCAGAGCCTTGCCAAGGGCATCTCCGGAGCTGCTGGATGTGGTCCCACGGGAGCCTGTGAGTGGAGAGATGTGAGGCCCTGGCCGACAGAGACTACCACACAGATGCTCTGG
This region includes:
- the TCF3 gene encoding transcription factor E2-alpha isoform X11, with amino-acid sequence MPLLSFLLPFACTRGPPRRAVSRPKELTPAPRCCWRMNQSQRMAPVGTDKELSDLLDFSMMFPLPVTNGKSRPASLAGTQFGSSGKGSERGAYAAFGRDAGVSSLTQVGFLPSELALSSPGPLSPSGVKGGSQYYSYSGHSRRRATDSSLDSQPKKVRKVPPGLPSSVYPPSSGDDYGRDPTAYPSAKTPGSSYPAPFYMADGSLHPSAELWSAPGQAGFGPMLGGGSSPLPLPAGSGSSVGGSGGFGSLHQHERMGYQLHGAEVNGGLPAASTFSGPAGTYSSISSHTPPVSGADSLLGSRGTTSSSSGDALGKALASIYSPDHSSNNFSSSPSTPVGSPQGLAGTSQWPRPGAPGALSPSYDGGLHGLQSKVEDHLDEAIHVLRSHAVGTAGDAHGMLPGHGALTSGFTGPVMPLGGRHAGLVGSGHSEDSLSGSSGLVHNHVALPDLSRPPDSYGDLGRGTAPGTADIKREEQEDEENVAADTAEDEKKDLKAPRTRTSSTEEVLSLEEKDLRDRERRMANNARERVRVRDINEAFRELGRMCQLHLKSDKAQTKLLILQQAVQVILGLEQQVRERNLNPKAACLKRREEEKVSGVVGDPQMVLSAAHPGLGEAHNPAGHL